One Antarctobacter heliothermus DNA segment encodes these proteins:
- a CDS encoding DUF3817 domain-containing protein, with protein MIGLMRAAIFEALTLLALFCVAMPLKYFAGVSQLVSVMGPLHGLAFMIFLWFVIRSWAEGLIGWTGAARLFVGAMIPFGGFVNERWLRRKMEQK; from the coding sequence ATGATTGGCCTTATGCGTGCCGCTATTTTCGAGGCTCTGACGCTCCTCGCCCTGTTTTGCGTGGCGATGCCACTGAAATACTTTGCCGGTGTGTCGCAACTCGTTTCTGTCATGGGGCCACTCCACGGATTGGCCTTCATGATTTTCCTCTGGTTCGTGATCCGATCCTGGGCGGAAGGTCTGATCGGCTGGACAGGGGCCGCGCGTCTTTTTGTCGGTGCGATGATCCCGTTCGGCGGCTTTGTGAATGAGCGCTGGTTGCGCCGAAAAATGGAACAAAAGTAA
- a CDS encoding CopD family protein: MLYDLTKAAHLIALFVWLGGMAAVALALRYPALIHVKPLRAYDRAVSTPAMILVFLFGISLGVQGGWFTSAWLGMKIVLVLGLSGLHGALVGKLRRAVQDNGRDVRPTGGLFLFVGLALLSLIVLLVTIKP; encoded by the coding sequence ATGCTCTACGACCTCACTAAAGCCGCACATCTGATTGCACTTTTCGTTTGGCTCGGCGGGATGGCCGCCGTCGCTCTTGCCCTGCGATATCCAGCCTTGATCCATGTGAAACCGTTGCGGGCCTATGACAGGGCGGTGTCGACTCCTGCGATGATCCTCGTCTTTCTTTTCGGCATATCGCTTGGGGTTCAGGGCGGCTGGTTTACATCAGCATGGTTGGGGATGAAGATTGTGCTCGTGCTCGGCCTCTCGGGATTGCACGGTGCTCTGGTCGGAAAACTGCGCCGCGCGGTTCAGGACAACGGCCGGGATGTAAGGCCCACGGGCGGCCTGTTCCTGTTTGTCGGGCTGGCCCTATTGTCGCTGATCGTCCTTCTTGTGACGATCAAACCATGA
- a CDS encoding AAA family ATPase yields the protein MAQIQFIHARFSKRAGTKAELVRHLQGHLLKLRTKRLTDSKTSSVTTDVIGVAASSHEDHLVRNASRQVQAELTYYDLSRIERRATRLHNARSISNGLNHLGPEDLKQLERLKNGVRLAQIQSEHRADEVAADLHADFPWLAAATEVVWHSMRRSVREGWPGLRLQPMLLDGPPGIGKSVWARRLGEVLDTPSMIIEATNENASFGIVGSQRGWSNAAPGRVLGTIFTSQVGNPIVIVDEVDKAGSATSSKGRSFDLAAALLPLLEPATARHWSCPYYEVGFDMSWIGWVLTSNNFRDLPTPLLSRCPPIRLSALSLEDLVGFALRESHRRGLSQASSEAIQETLLRLSPQTERLSLRTVIRMIEHAERLEAEQVRQ from the coding sequence ATGGCCCAGATCCAATTTATTCATGCCCGGTTTAGCAAACGAGCCGGAACCAAGGCCGAGCTTGTCCGGCACCTCCAAGGCCATTTGCTTAAGCTTCGTACGAAACGCTTAACGGACAGCAAGACTTCTTCAGTCACGACAGACGTTATAGGCGTCGCGGCGTCATCGCACGAAGATCATTTGGTTCGGAATGCCAGCCGCCAAGTACAGGCCGAACTAACGTATTATGATCTATCGCGGATAGAGCGTCGGGCGACGCGTTTACATAACGCGCGGTCGATTTCTAACGGCCTCAATCACCTGGGGCCAGAGGATTTAAAGCAACTGGAAAGGTTGAAAAACGGTGTGCGTCTGGCGCAAATCCAATCCGAACATCGTGCGGATGAGGTGGCGGCAGATCTTCATGCCGATTTTCCCTGGCTCGCCGCCGCAACCGAAGTGGTTTGGCACTCCATGCGGCGTTCAGTCCGAGAGGGTTGGCCCGGGCTACGTTTGCAGCCAATGCTGCTCGATGGCCCGCCTGGCATCGGAAAATCGGTTTGGGCACGGAGGTTGGGTGAGGTGCTCGACACGCCGTCGATGATTATTGAAGCAACCAATGAGAACGCCAGTTTTGGTATTGTCGGTTCACAGCGCGGTTGGTCAAATGCCGCTCCGGGGCGCGTGCTGGGAACCATTTTCACAAGCCAGGTTGGAAACCCGATTGTCATCGTTGACGAGGTGGACAAGGCGGGATCCGCAACCTCAAGTAAGGGGCGCAGCTTTGATCTCGCCGCCGCGCTTCTTCCGCTGCTGGAGCCAGCCACTGCCCGGCATTGGAGTTGTCCGTACTACGAGGTCGGGTTTGATATGAGCTGGATCGGTTGGGTGCTGACGTCCAACAATTTTCGGGATTTGCCAACACCGTTGCTTAGCCGGTGTCCGCCGATCCGCCTGTCCGCGCTGTCGCTGGAAGACCTGGTTGGTTTTGCCCTACGCGAAAGTCATCGGCGCGGTCTGTCACAGGCGTCGAGCGAAGCAATTCAGGAAACGCTGTTGCGGTTGTCGCCCCAAACGGAACGCCTGAGCCTGCGGACGGTGATCCGCATGATCGAGCACGCCGAGCGGCTGGAAGCTGAGCAGGTGAGACAATGA
- a CDS encoding TetR/AcrR family transcriptional regulator, translating into MKKTSIVKDRAATEARILNAARAVFARRGYDAAGLREIAEAAQANLSLISRYFGGKEGLLTALTDQFVASRREGKLSYPPQDTLEDEIYSYLHEKLRDDLKDEDIVRLIVSRAAIDAEFREKGRVHSDGLADENFRIRVGRLQDNGKVSPDINIDLLFAGVMHVSFSVNFFGAIVAGRPDTEIDALFHGFAAALAQGFPVRH; encoded by the coding sequence ATGAAAAAAACCAGCATCGTAAAAGACCGCGCAGCGACCGAGGCCCGCATTCTCAACGCGGCCCGGGCCGTGTTTGCCCGACGCGGATACGATGCAGCTGGATTGCGCGAGATTGCGGAAGCGGCCCAAGCGAACCTATCGCTGATCAGCCGGTATTTCGGCGGCAAAGAGGGGTTGCTGACTGCGTTGACAGATCAGTTTGTTGCGAGCCGCCGAGAGGGGAAGTTATCCTATCCGCCGCAGGATACCTTGGAAGACGAGATATACAGTTACCTGCACGAAAAGCTACGCGACGATCTGAAAGACGAGGACATCGTGCGGCTGATCGTCAGTCGCGCCGCCATCGATGCCGAGTTTCGAGAAAAGGGGCGCGTGCATTCAGATGGTCTCGCGGATGAAAATTTTCGCATCCGTGTCGGACGGTTACAGGATAACGGCAAAGTTTCACCAGATATTAATATCGACTTGTTGTTCGCTGGGGTTATGCATGTGTCTTTTTCGGTGAATTTCTTCGGCGCGATAGTTGCGGGGCGTCCAGACACAGAAATTGATGCGCTCTTCCATGGGTTCGCTGCGGCGTTGGCACAGGGGTTTCCGGTTCGGCATTAA
- a CDS encoding transposase — protein sequence MSNYVSPSVSGTGARTLHISLHAWFRAATGERQMPRKIWATSNIDWKKEYAYWGWLRAQLPDEGVDKAFPDEASCLSRLIEVRWKGEIACPQCAAENPFNVSARELWQCRQCDHQFSATSGTLLDNSKLPLKTWFVAAEHIIQNSPHFSKHKMPPIAEFQKRVGTHRNTAGRLRRKIYDELRNNGNQGFLGQLVLTNQLNPPEDIDFGSPDFYAWQKNSP from the coding sequence ATGAGCAACTACGTGTCACCATCAGTGTCAGGCACTGGCGCACGAACCCTTCACATCTCCCTGCACGCATGGTTTCGTGCGGCAACGGGGGAACGGCAGATGCCGAGAAAAATTTGGGCGACATCCAATATAGATTGGAAAAAAGAATACGCTTACTGGGGGTGGTTGCGTGCTCAGCTGCCTGACGAAGGTGTCGATAAGGCGTTCCCAGATGAAGCATCTTGTTTGTCCCGGCTGATTGAGGTGCGCTGGAAGGGTGAGATTGCATGCCCCCAATGCGCCGCCGAAAATCCCTTCAATGTATCTGCACGAGAGCTATGGCAATGCCGTCAATGTGACCATCAGTTTTCGGCGACATCAGGCACTCTGCTCGACAACAGCAAACTGCCGCTGAAAACATGGTTTGTAGCAGCTGAACATATAATCCAGAACTCCCCCCATTTTTCCAAACATAAGATGCCGCCAATTGCAGAATTCCAAAAAAGGGTGGGAACGCACAGAAACACGGCGGGACGTCTGCGAAGAAAAATTTATGATGAGCTTCGAAACAACGGAAACCAGGGTTTCCTCGGTCAATTGGTCCTGACCAATCAATTGAATCCGCCTGAAGACATTGATTTCGGCTCACCTGATTTCTACGCGTGGCAAAAAAATTCACCTTAA
- a CDS encoding DDE-type integrase/transposase/recombinase, whose translation MAAPFKKKNKVLLEKDCDFSIGVRQGRVLELRPEGYLVFWEEWTDPDSGACHESTAGVISFDAIVTENNYGTLKILRRPLAKPFDRKQIRRIERLPLEVARQRFKKQYVLAIQDMIDAGELRPIRDDFCDKIIDIVARGKNRYDRYLAALVIQEKKRGGAKAQRTKKEIEKSVEFHQGFRCGQTMWKWYWQWRVDGDSGLFDKYRNCGKYNRYDDATDAFIVGVLNTLWDQERPTVKSFVESVQAALGAENERRERLPVPAAKMKVVGYNYILTLIKEHAPLDHKIRKDGWDKAYKDLHTLGVGTETSRALQRVEIDEYTVDLFVLMQSTGLFDHLPQSIKDILGLDGRARRITLSAAIDVHTRCFLALQIVPEGIESPLRHTVEMIYTDKNPIADAAGAKFGWPMAGAPETIVLDRGSAYVTDDAYDVLASLGITNLGAPAGKPWLKPFIERVFRTIHSDLLLRFSGRAFSNVVERGENDPAARATLTLEAFLIWLVRWTVDAYHTKFHSGLGMSPNQAWKKATKECEPRSLSSDEMREAFGIRGRRKLNQSGLRVCHIDYQSDACMKTFLDSGAEYFDFLRWDGDIGTISVRCNDGPWTTVPAADEQWIGKNDMDLRVWLQERAEEDTDEFRARRDFINDANRESVRLKQLKGLLSLPKTPAELEKDVERFMRHADTAERRHSAGPHRDLLADLVDETSDVPSQGTPENAADYAANGSDHNDFDDDSME comes from the coding sequence ATGGCGGCTCCGTTCAAGAAAAAGAACAAGGTCCTGCTTGAGAAGGATTGCGATTTCTCGATCGGCGTTCGGCAAGGGCGTGTCCTTGAGTTGCGCCCCGAGGGATACTTGGTGTTTTGGGAAGAGTGGACCGATCCGGACTCTGGCGCATGCCATGAGAGCACTGCTGGCGTCATTTCTTTCGATGCGATCGTCACCGAGAACAATTACGGCACCCTTAAAATTCTTCGTCGCCCCTTGGCCAAACCGTTTGACCGCAAGCAGATCCGTCGCATCGAACGGTTGCCTCTCGAAGTCGCGCGCCAGCGTTTCAAGAAGCAATATGTCCTGGCGATCCAGGATATGATCGATGCCGGGGAGCTTCGGCCGATCCGCGACGATTTTTGCGACAAGATCATCGACATCGTCGCAAGAGGAAAAAATCGGTACGACAGGTACCTTGCTGCACTTGTGATTCAAGAGAAAAAGCGGGGCGGAGCAAAGGCGCAGAGAACAAAGAAGGAGATCGAGAAGTCGGTTGAGTTCCACCAGGGATTCAGATGCGGCCAAACCATGTGGAAGTGGTACTGGCAATGGCGTGTCGACGGCGACAGCGGCCTCTTTGACAAATACAGAAACTGCGGAAAATACAATCGTTACGACGATGCGACCGATGCATTCATCGTAGGTGTCCTGAATACCCTTTGGGACCAGGAGCGTCCGACCGTCAAATCTTTCGTTGAGAGTGTTCAGGCTGCACTGGGCGCCGAGAATGAACGGCGTGAGCGTTTGCCCGTTCCGGCCGCTAAAATGAAGGTGGTTGGGTATAATTACATTCTGACGTTGATCAAGGAGCACGCTCCGCTCGATCACAAGATCCGTAAGGATGGGTGGGACAAGGCCTACAAAGACCTGCACACGTTGGGAGTGGGGACTGAAACCTCCCGTGCATTGCAACGCGTGGAGATTGACGAATACACGGTTGATCTCTTCGTGCTCATGCAAAGCACGGGTTTGTTCGATCACCTGCCACAGTCCATCAAGGACATTTTGGGGTTGGACGGACGGGCGCGGCGGATCACACTGTCTGCCGCAATTGATGTTCACACCCGCTGCTTCCTTGCGCTGCAGATCGTGCCCGAGGGCATCGAAAGCCCCCTGCGCCATACCGTGGAAATGATCTACACTGACAAAAATCCCATTGCCGACGCCGCCGGTGCCAAATTCGGTTGGCCAATGGCGGGGGCGCCTGAAACTATCGTTCTCGATCGTGGTTCCGCCTATGTCACTGATGACGCCTATGACGTTCTGGCCAGTCTAGGCATCACAAACCTCGGGGCACCCGCCGGCAAGCCCTGGCTGAAGCCTTTCATCGAGCGCGTTTTCAGGACGATCCACAGTGATCTTCTGCTGCGTTTTTCAGGACGGGCATTCAGCAACGTGGTGGAGCGCGGCGAGAATGATCCCGCAGCGCGCGCTACGCTGACTTTGGAAGCTTTTCTTATCTGGCTCGTGCGATGGACGGTCGATGCCTACCACACCAAGTTTCACAGTGGTTTGGGCATGTCGCCGAACCAAGCGTGGAAAAAGGCGACCAAGGAATGTGAACCGCGGTCCCTCAGCAGTGATGAAATGCGCGAGGCGTTCGGGATCCGGGGGCGGCGGAAGCTCAACCAGAGCGGCCTTCGCGTGTGCCACATCGACTACCAGTCTGACGCTTGCATGAAGACGTTTCTCGATTCCGGTGCTGAGTATTTCGATTTCCTGCGATGGGATGGCGATATCGGTACCATCAGCGTTCGCTGTAATGATGGGCCTTGGACCACCGTGCCAGCTGCGGATGAGCAGTGGATTGGCAAGAACGATATGGACCTGCGCGTTTGGCTCCAGGAGCGGGCCGAGGAAGACACGGACGAATTCCGCGCGCGCCGTGATTTCATCAACGACGCAAACAGGGAGTCTGTTCGCCTGAAGCAGCTCAAGGGATTGCTTTCTCTGCCCAAGACGCCCGCCGAACTAGAAAAAGATGTCGAGCGTTTCATGCGGCACGCCGACACCGCAGAGCGGCGTCATAGCGCAGGCCCCCATCGCGACCTCTTGGCTGACCTCGTCGATGAGACAAGCGACGTGCCTTCGCAGGGCACCCCGGAAAATGCTGCCGACTACGCTGCCAATGGTAGCGATCACAATGATTTTGACGATGATTCAATGGAGTGA